From one Aspergillus fumigatus Af293 chromosome 8, whole genome shotgun sequence genomic stretch:
- a CDS encoding protein-histidine N-methyltransferase encodes MTSAFSFGFSGDDIDIDEDDLSGIDERDMNAVEDASKQLTGRLMEPQRHDMGEWISTLPSQISYNKLVINAYHGEERTFTLARREVFDIRTQLMAEDSADHENEELISGLEEGDIKPNFYEGGFKTWECAVDLAKLVASEDLSHQDKDQHIIELGAGTSVPSLTLFAQALRRPDSATNKIHFTFADYNSAVLRLVTLPNLLLTWNYIVMHRDPPSAEDTSPRDQPDEEELDITPELLESFQKDLANKKITFEFISGAWSSAFVDLVFSSYGQGKGKTLILASETIYSPASLEPFSETLIALLRRSETEQERSKALIAAKKVYFGVGGGVDEFLMVLKNVNGYDLDVEEQVNINSEGVGRVILKITLRST; translated from the exons ATGACATCAGCGTTCAGCTTTGGTTTCTCTGGGGAtgacattgacattgacgaggacgatctAAGTGGAATTGATGAGAGAGATATGAATGCTGTGGAGGATGCCAGCAAGCAGCTCACTGGAAGATTAATGGAACCCCAAAGACATGATATGGGAGAATGG ATCTCTACATTGCCATCGCAAATATCATACAACAAGCTCGTAATAAATGCATatcatggagaagagagaacaTTTACGCTTGCACGCCGAGAAGTCTTCGACATCCGGACTCAGCTTATGGCCGAGGACAGTGCAGAccatgagaatgaggagCTTATCTCTGGGCTCGAGGAAGGGGATATTAAGCCCAATTTCTACGAAGGTGGCTTCAAGACATGGGAGTGTGCGGTGGATCTTGCCAAATTGGTTGCTAGTGAAGATTTGTCCCATCAGGATAAGGACCAGCACATTATTGAG CTCGGTGCTGGCACTTCGGTACCGTCACTGACTCTCTTCGCGCAAGCACTGCGTCGACCGGACTCAGCGACGAACAAAATCCATTTCACATTTGCAGATTACAATTCTGCCGTCCTCCGCCTAGTCACGCTTCCAAATCTGCTTTTGACTTGGAACTACATAGTCATGCATCGGGATCCGCCTTCGGCTGAGGACACTTCGCCCAGAGACCAGcctgatgaagaagaattaGACATCACGCCTGAGCTCCTGGAGAGCTTTCAGAAAGATCTCGCAAACAAGAAGATCACCTTCGAGTTCATCTCTGGTGCCTGGTCCTCCGCCTTTGTTGACCTGGTGTTCTCCAGTTACGGACAGGGCAAAGGGAAAACATTGATTTTAGCGAGTGAGACGATATACTCTCCAGCATCTCTGGAGCCCTTCTCCGAGACGTTGATTGCCTTGCTTCGCCGGTCTGAAACCGAACAAGAGCGGAGCAAAGCCCTCATagcggcgaagaaggtcTATTTTGGCGTGGGAGGTGGAGTAGACGAGTTCCTGATGGTGTTGAAAAATGTCAATGGTTATGACCTCGATGTGGAGGAACAGGTGAACATCAACTCGGAAGGTGTCGGTCGAGTGATATTGAAGATTACGCTCAGGAGTACATAA
- a CDS encoding cystathionine gamma-lyase CYS3, whose amino-acid sequence MTASSNGHAQNGEGAQDRRFGTLAVHAGSPHDPTTGAVIAPISLSTTFAQTSVGNPVGLYEYTRSANPNRDNFEQAVAALEHAKYALAFSSGSATTATILQSLAAGSHVVSVSDVYGGTHRYFTKVASAHGVHVTFSPCIEVDVEALIRPGETKLVWIETPSNPTLGLVDIRNVAAVAHRHGIIVVVDNTFMSPYVQNPLDHGADIVVHSVTKYINGHSDVLMGVAAFNSDALKDRLTFLQNAIGAVPSPFDCWLAHRGLKTLHLRAREATANATVVAKALEASPHVISVNYPGLDSHPHRAIAIKQHRQGMGGGMLSFRIKGGQKAAHLFCQYTKVFTLAESLGGVESLCEVPSSMTHAGIPKDQREAAGVFDDLVRMSCGVEDAEDLKADTLQALEKAVLASQQLENGSS is encoded by the exons ATGACTGCATCTTCCAACGGTCACGCTCAGAATGGCGAAGGCGCACAGGACCGCCGCTTTGGCACATTAGCTGTCCACGCTGGATCGCCTCAtgatcccaccactggcgcCGTCATTGCTCCT ATTTCACTCTCCACAACGTTTGCGCAAACCAGCGTTGGTAACCCCGTCGGTCTCTATGAGTACACCAGAAGCGCAAACCCAAATCG TGATAACTTTGAGCAAGCTGTTGCGGCCCTCGAACACGCAAAATATGCACTGGCCTTCTCATCCGGATCGGCAACTACAGCTACTATCCTCCAGTCCCTAGCTGCAGGCTCTCACGTCGTCTCGGTATCCGATGTCTATGGAGGAACCCACAGATACTTTACAAAGGTTGCCTCGGCCCACGGTGTTCATGTAACATTCTCGCCTTGCATTGAAGTTGATGTGGAGGCATTGATCCGCCCCGGCGAGACCAAACTGGTCTGGATTGAGACTCCATCCAACCCCACACTTGGCTTGGTCGACATTCGCAACGTAGCTGCTGTTGCGCACCGGCATGGCATCATCGTTGTGGTTGACAACACCTTCATGAGCCCCTATGTCCAGAATCCCTTAGATCACGGAGCCGATATCGTCGTGCACTCGGTCACAAAGTATATCAACGGTCATTCA GACGTTCTCATGGGCGTCGCAGCCTTCAACTCTGACGCTCTGAAGGATCGTCTAACATTTCTGCAGAATGCCATTGGGGCCGTTCCATCTCCTTTCGATTGCTGGCTCGCTCACCGTGGCCTCAAGACCCTTCATCTGCGCGCCCGTGAAGCGACGGCTAACGCTACAGTCGTCGCCAAGGCTCTCGAGGCGTCGCCTCACGTTATCTCTGTCAACTACCCGGGGCTTGACTCACACCCCCATCGCGCCATTGCTATTAAGCAGCACCGCCAGGGAATGGGTGGTGGTATGCTGAGCTTCCGTATTAAGGGAGGCCAGAAGGCCGCTCACCTTTTCTGTCAATACACCAAGGTCTTTACTCTTGCTGAGAGCTTGGGTGGCGTGGAGAGTCTCTGCGAAGTGCCTTCAAGCATGACACACGCCGGAATTCCTAAGGATCAGCGCGAGGCTGCTGGTGTCTTTGATGACCTCGTCCGCATGAGTTGCGGTGTTGAGGATGCCGAGGATCTCAAGGCCGATACGCTCCAGGCTCTTGAGAAAGCTGTTCTCGCTAGCCAGCAGTTGGAGAACGGATCTTCTtaa
- a CDS encoding DNA-directed RNA polymerase III subunit RPC25, whose amino-acid sequence MFILTTISDLIQISPEDFSKYSAVAIEDNINEKYANKVIQKIGLCIGFYDLLESSDGLIGHGTGLVNVNVKFRLIVFRPFKGEILLGKISSATQQGIKIGVEFFNDILIPPDLLLDGARFDIADQVWVWENEDGSTFYFDIGEIVRFRVEMEEWHDQIPNAPDLGDGTTIERKPPYSIIVCGHAFRFQTER is encoded by the exons ATGTTCATTCTT ACAACCATCTCAGATCTTATCCAGATCTCTCCAGAAGACTTCTCCAAGTACAGCGCTGTCGCAATCGAGGACAATATCAACGAAAAGTATGCAAATAAA GTCATTCAAAAAATTGGCCTTTGCATTGGATTCTATGACTTGTTAGAATCGTCGGATGGATTAATAGGCCATGGCACAGGTTTGGTCAACGTAAACG TGAAATTCCGGCTCATCGTCTTCCGGCCGTTCAAAGGAGAAATCCTACTCGGCAAGATCTCTAGTGCTACTCAACAGGGGATTAAGA TTGGTGTAGAATTTTTCAATGATATTCTCATTCCCCCGGATCTTCTGTTGGATGGCGCTCGATT TGACATTGCCGATCAGGTGTGGGTTTGggaaaatgaagatggcTCAACCTTCTACTTCGACATAGGAGAAATTGTCCGTTTCAGAGTTGAGATGGAGGAATGGCATGATCAGATTCCTAATGCCCCAGATCTAGGAGACGGCACAACCATTGAACGAAAGCCCCCCTACTCCATCATAGTATGTGGCCATGCGTTTCGATTTCAGACGGAACGTTAA